One window of the Brevundimonas goettingensis genome contains the following:
- the ccmA gene encoding heme ABC exporter ATP-binding protein CcmA, translating into MIHSLSLSRLSIVRGERVLFRELDFELQAGEVCALVGANGAGKTSLLRAVAGLIRQDAGEIIFHDGDRNRLDPREARGREVHLLGHLDGLKGARTARDELAFQCDWLGHTQDGVDEAVETFGLKPLLDLEVRKLSAGQRRRLALGRLVGSPRALWLLDEPMGPLDARWRAVFAEAMQRHLRSDGLILAAVHDALPMPVRTLDLGGLA; encoded by the coding sequence GTGATCCATTCCCTGAGCTTGAGCCGCCTTTCGATCGTCCGTGGGGAGCGGGTCCTGTTCCGTGAACTGGACTTCGAACTTCAGGCCGGTGAGGTCTGCGCCCTCGTCGGGGCCAATGGGGCGGGCAAGACCTCCCTGCTGCGCGCCGTCGCCGGGCTGATCCGGCAGGACGCCGGCGAAATCATCTTCCACGACGGCGACCGCAACCGGCTCGATCCGCGCGAGGCGAGAGGGCGCGAGGTCCATCTGCTGGGCCATCTGGACGGGCTCAAGGGGGCGCGCACGGCGCGGGACGAACTGGCCTTCCAGTGCGACTGGCTGGGCCACACTCAGGACGGCGTCGATGAGGCGGTCGAGACCTTCGGCCTCAAACCCCTGCTGGATCTTGAGGTGCGCAAGCTGTCGGCGGGACAACGCCGTCGGCTGGCGCTCGGTCGTCTGGTCGGATCGCCGCGCGCCCTGTGGCTGCTGGACGAGCCCATGGGGCCGCTGGACGCCCGCTGGCGCGCCGTCTTCGCCGAGGCGATGCAGCGCCATCTGCGGTCCGACGGCCTGATCCTCGCCGCCGTCCACGACGCCCTGCCCATGCCCGTGCGGACGCTCGATCTGGGAGGGCTGGCGTGA
- the fmt gene encoding methionyl-tRNA formyltransferase, translated as MRLAFMGTPEFAVPSLAELIASGHEIVAVYSQPPRPKGRGQKLTPSPVHAFAEAMGLPVFTPESMKSAEAIEIFQSLDLDAACVVAYGQILKPAVLEAPRLGCFNLHGSLLPRWRGAAPIQRAIMAGDRETGVQIMRMSEGLDEGAILLSEILPIQPDDTAASLSERMSTTGATLWTRALAAIERGGVTETPQAGEPTYARKITPAEARIDWTRPAAEVDCHIRGLSPFPGAWFAAPDGTRVKALMSRTSLKGTGAPGEILDDELLIACGLSGEEGGAVRLTRVQREGKAVQAAEELLKGFPLPAGTLLG; from the coding sequence ATGCGCCTTGCCTTCATGGGCACCCCCGAATTCGCCGTGCCGTCGCTGGCAGAGCTGATCGCCTCGGGCCATGAGATCGTCGCCGTCTATTCCCAGCCGCCGCGCCCCAAGGGCCGGGGTCAGAAGCTGACGCCGTCGCCGGTCCACGCCTTCGCCGAGGCCATGGGCCTGCCGGTGTTCACACCTGAATCGATGAAGTCGGCCGAGGCCATCGAAATCTTCCAGAGCCTGGATCTCGATGCCGCCTGCGTCGTCGCCTACGGCCAGATCCTCAAGCCGGCCGTGCTGGAGGCGCCGCGTCTCGGCTGTTTCAACCTGCACGGCTCCCTGCTGCCCCGCTGGCGCGGCGCCGCTCCGATCCAGCGCGCCATCATGGCCGGCGACCGGGAGACGGGCGTCCAGATCATGCGCATGTCCGAAGGCCTCGACGAGGGCGCGATCCTGCTGTCGGAAATCCTGCCGATCCAGCCGGATGACACGGCCGCCAGCCTCTCCGAACGCATGTCCACGACGGGCGCCACCCTCTGGACCCGGGCTCTGGCCGCCATCGAGCGCGGCGGGGTGACGGAGACGCCCCAGGCCGGGGAACCCACCTACGCCCGCAAGATCACGCCGGCCGAGGCCCGCATCGACTGGACCCGCCCGGCCGCCGAGGTCGACTGCCACATTCGCGGCCTGTCGCCCTTTCCCGGCGCCTGGTTCGCCGCGCCTGACGGTACGCGCGTGAAGGCCCTGATGTCGCGCACCAGCCTGAAAGGGACCGGCGCCCCCGGTGAAATCCTCGATGACGAGCTGCTGATCGCCTGCGGGCTTTCCGGTGAAGAGGGGGGCGCCGTCCGCCTGACCCGTGTCCAGCGCGAGGGCAAGGCGGTTCAGGCCGCGGAAGAGCTGCTCAAGGGCTTCCCCCTGCCCGCCGGGACGTTGCTGGGCTGA
- the def gene encoding peptide deformylase — MAVRRILTIDNPADLAVLKHISKPVEAVDDGVRALMDDMLETMYAAPGIGLAAAQIGDLRRVVVMDLQDGEPTTDAEVVDEAGEDAEPNRGANPRFFANPEILWASDELFQYEEGCLSLPEYFDTVSRPARIRIGYLNRDNQRIEEEIDGLYAVCFQHELDHLEGVLFIDHLSRLKRDRAVTKVRKYMRSRALEDA, encoded by the coding sequence ATGGCCGTCAGACGTATCCTCACCATCGACAACCCCGCCGACCTGGCGGTGCTCAAGCACATCTCGAAACCTGTCGAGGCTGTGGACGACGGCGTGCGCGCCCTCATGGACGACATGCTGGAGACCATGTACGCGGCCCCGGGCATTGGTTTGGCCGCGGCCCAGATCGGCGATCTGCGTCGCGTCGTGGTCATGGACCTGCAGGACGGCGAGCCCACCACGGACGCCGAGGTGGTCGATGAGGCCGGCGAGGACGCCGAGCCCAACCGCGGCGCCAACCCCCGCTTCTTCGCCAATCCGGAAATCCTCTGGGCTTCGGACGAACTGTTCCAGTACGAGGAGGGCTGCCTGTCCCTGCCGGAATATTTCGACACGGTCTCGCGCCCGGCCCGCATCCGCATCGGTTATCTGAACCGCGACAACCAGCGCATCGAGGAAGAAATCGACGGCCTTTACGCCGTCTGTTTCCAGCACGAACTGGATCACCTCGAGGGCGTTCTGTTCATCGACCACCTGTCGCGTCTCAAGCGCGACCGGGCGGTGACCAAGGTCAGGAAATACATGCGCTCGCGGGCGCTGGAGGACGCGTGA
- a CDS encoding acyl-CoA thioesterase, which yields MTDIFQPETPLQAPDQQPVVRVIAMPADTNPEGDIFGGWLLAQMDLAGSTPAFDLARGRCATIAVDGMVFHQPVSVGDEISIYAKVLRLGRTSIRVHVEAWKRPRASHTVIRVTEGVFTYVAIDENRKPRAIPEQGPEAV from the coding sequence ATGACCGACATCTTCCAACCCGAAACCCCGCTTCAGGCTCCCGACCAGCAACCGGTCGTGCGCGTCATCGCCATGCCGGCCGACACCAATCCAGAGGGCGACATCTTCGGCGGCTGGCTTCTGGCCCAGATGGACCTCGCCGGCTCGACCCCGGCCTTCGACCTGGCGCGCGGCCGCTGCGCCACCATCGCGGTCGACGGCATGGTCTTCCACCAGCCGGTCTCGGTCGGCGACGAAATCTCGATCTATGCGAAGGTCCTGCGCCTCGGCCGCACCTCGATCCGCGTCCATGTCGAGGCCTGGAAGCGTCCGCGCGCCTCCCACACTGTCATCCGCGTGACCGAAGGCGTCTTCACCTATGTGGCTATCGATGAAAACCGGAAGCCGCGCGCCATTCCGGAACAGGGCCCTGAAGCGGTCTAA
- a CDS encoding entericidin A/B family lipoprotein, translating into MRKIIALSIVAAALAVSACNTISGAGRDVSAAGSAVTQGAETAKH; encoded by the coding sequence ATGCGCAAGATCATCGCCCTCAGCATCGTCGCCGCCGCCCTGGCCGTTTCGGCCTGCAACACCATTTCCGGCGCCGGCCGCGACGTCTCGGCCGCCGGCTCGGCCGTTACCCAAGGCGCCGAGACCGCCAAACACTAA
- a CDS encoding thiamine pyrophosphate-binding protein, with the protein MTPASTTVANTARRLVDVLVMNGVERIFCVPGESYLAVLDALADVTDQIQVITCRHEAGAANMAEAYGKLTGKPGICMVTRGPGATHASIGVHTAHQDSTPMILFVGQIAVSDRGRGAFQEVDYREVFGGLAKWATELETSTRTVEVVERAFATALQGRMGPVVIALPEDVLEADGGPAPVRPVAPARSALDPAFVAEVGSHLAKAERPLLVLGGSGWTQEATTAIGDWAERIGLPLALSFRRKDLISNARPNYVGDLGLGPNPVLLQRVRDADLIITIGARLGENPTQGYTLLDRARTPETLIHIHPGPEELGRVWPPLMSACADVSLAAMALAEIEPGRTWHEQAEAGHAAYEAFTTPVAVTGRANMSECMAHLRSVLPADAVLTNGAGNYAAWLHRFHKHTAMHTQLGPTSGAMGYGYPAAVAAKSLYPDRDVVCIAGDGEYLMTGQELATAVQYGINTVTVIVDNGTYGTIRMHQERDYPRRVIATDLKNPDFVQYARAFGAFGVRCETTEDFPAAFAAARKAVSGPDGVPAIVHLITSAEDIAPGRTITALRGG; encoded by the coding sequence ATGACCCCAGCCTCCACCACCGTCGCCAATACCGCCCGCCGTCTCGTCGATGTCCTCGTCATGAACGGGGTGGAGCGGATCTTCTGTGTCCCCGGCGAGAGCTATCTGGCCGTTCTCGACGCCCTGGCCGACGTGACCGACCAGATCCAGGTCATCACCTGTCGGCACGAGGCGGGCGCCGCCAATATGGCCGAGGCCTATGGCAAGCTGACCGGCAAGCCGGGCATCTGCATGGTCACGCGCGGCCCCGGCGCGACCCACGCCTCCATCGGGGTGCATACGGCCCATCAGGATTCGACCCCGATGATCCTGTTCGTCGGCCAGATCGCCGTCTCGGACCGGGGCCGCGGCGCCTTCCAGGAGGTCGACTATCGCGAGGTCTTCGGCGGATTGGCCAAATGGGCGACCGAGCTGGAGACCTCGACCCGCACCGTCGAGGTGGTCGAGCGCGCCTTCGCCACCGCCCTGCAGGGCCGGATGGGCCCGGTGGTCATCGCCCTGCCCGAGGATGTGCTGGAGGCCGACGGCGGCCCGGCTCCGGTGCGGCCCGTCGCCCCCGCCCGCTCGGCGCTGGATCCCGCCTTCGTCGCCGAGGTCGGCTCGCATCTGGCAAAAGCCGAGCGGCCCCTGCTGGTGCTCGGCGGCTCCGGGTGGACGCAGGAAGCGACCACCGCCATCGGCGACTGGGCCGAGCGCATCGGCCTGCCGCTGGCCCTGTCGTTCCGACGCAAGGACCTGATCTCCAACGCCCGGCCCAACTATGTCGGCGACCTCGGTCTCGGCCCCAATCCGGTGCTGCTGCAGCGGGTCCGCGACGCCGACCTGATCATCACCATCGGCGCCCGGCTCGGCGAGAACCCGACCCAGGGCTACACCCTGCTCGACCGGGCCCGCACGCCCGAGACCCTGATCCACATCCACCCGGGGCCCGAGGAGCTGGGCCGCGTCTGGCCGCCGCTGATGAGCGCCTGCGCCGACGTGTCGCTGGCGGCCATGGCCCTCGCGGAAATCGAGCCGGGCCGCACCTGGCACGAACAGGCCGAGGCCGGCCATGCCGCCTATGAGGCCTTCACCACCCCTGTCGCGGTCACCGGCCGGGCCAATATGAGCGAGTGCATGGCCCATCTGCGCTCGGTCCTGCCCGCCGACGCCGTCCTGACCAACGGCGCGGGTAACTACGCCGCCTGGCTGCACCGCTTCCACAAGCATACGGCGATGCACACCCAGCTGGGCCCGACCTCGGGGGCCATGGGGTACGGCTATCCGGCGGCGGTGGCGGCCAAGAGCCTGTATCCCGACCGCGACGTCGTCTGCATCGCCGGCGACGGCGAATATCTGATGACCGGTCAGGAGCTGGCCACGGCAGTCCAGTACGGGATCAACACCGTCACCGTCATCGTCGACAACGGGACCTACGGCACCATCCGCATGCATCAGGAACGGGACTATCCGCGCCGGGTCATCGCCACCGACCTGAAGAACCCCGACTTCGTCCAGTACGCCCGGGCCTTCGGCGCCTTCGGCGTCCGCTGCGAGACCACCGAGGACTTTCCCGCCGCCTTCGCCGCCGCCCGTAAAGCGGTCTCAGGACCGGACGGCGTCCCCGCCATCGTTCACCTGATCACCTCGGCCGAGGACATCGCCCCTGGCCGCACCATCACCGCCCTCAGAGGCGGGTAA
- the truA gene encoding tRNA pseudouridine(38-40) synthase TruA, whose protein sequence is MPRYRLTIEYDGSSYAGFQAQAGLPTVQGAIETAVKGFSGQDVRIAAAGRTDSGVHATGQVVHVDLDKDWPAATVMNALNAHLVKEAVAVLDSQAVSDDWHARFSATGRRYLYRILNRPGRPALERGKVWHMKKALDAGAMHEAAQVLVGHHDFTTFRDLACQSKSPEKTLDVARVTRVGEEVHLVFEARSFLHRQVRSMTGTLVEVGLARWTAQDVADALAARDRTACGPVAPSDGLYLTGVAYD, encoded by the coding sequence ATGCCCCGCTACCGCCTGACCATCGAATACGACGGCTCGAGCTACGCCGGGTTCCAGGCCCAGGCGGGGCTGCCGACCGTGCAGGGCGCGATCGAGACGGCGGTTAAGGGCTTCTCGGGTCAGGACGTCCGCATCGCCGCCGCCGGCCGCACCGATTCCGGCGTCCACGCCACCGGTCAGGTCGTCCACGTCGATCTGGACAAGGACTGGCCCGCCGCGACCGTCATGAATGCGCTGAACGCCCATCTGGTGAAGGAGGCGGTCGCCGTCCTCGATTCACAGGCCGTGAGCGACGACTGGCACGCCCGCTTCTCGGCGACGGGCCGGCGCTACCTCTACCGCATCCTCAACCGCCCCGGCCGCCCGGCGCTGGAGCGGGGCAAGGTCTGGCACATGAAGAAGGCGCTGGATGCCGGGGCCATGCATGAGGCGGCCCAGGTTCTGGTAGGCCATCACGACTTCACCACCTTCCGCGACCTGGCCTGCCAGTCGAAGTCGCCGGAGAAGACGCTCGACGTCGCCCGCGTCACCCGCGTCGGCGAGGAGGTTCATCTGGTCTTCGAGGCCCGGTCCTTCCTGCACCGTCAGGTCCGCTCCATGACCGGCACCCTGGTCGAGGTCGGCCTCGCCCGCTGGACGGCGCAGGATGTCGCCGACGCCCTGGCCGCCCGCGACCGCACCGCCTGCGGACCCGTGGCGCCGTCGGACGGGCTCTATCTGACCGGCGTAGCTTACGACTGA
- the acnA gene encoding aconitate hydratase AcnA, which produces MPSNDSLKTRQDLTVGRKKYAYYSLPAAEEAGLAGISRLPRSMKVLLENLLRNEDGVSVTEDDLKAVAAWIENKGSVEHEIAFRPARVLMQDFTGVPAVVDLAAMRDAMTALGADASKINPLNPVDLVIDHSVMVDNFGTSKAFGQNVEREYERNIERYNFLRWGSSAFANFRVVPPGTGICHQVNLENLAQTVWTLEEGKKTVAYPDTVVGTDSHTTMINGLAVLGWGVGGIEAEAAMLGQPIPMLIPEVIGFKLTGRLPEGATATDLVLTVTQMLRKKGVVGKFVEFFGDALTGLTLEDQATIANMAPEYGATCGFFPVSQATIDFLTATGRDKARVALVEAYAKAQGLWIDENSEDPIFTDTLELDLASVVPSLAGPKRPQDRVELTTAAPEFEGHLTGTFGRPSDAPRYDVEGEKFTVGDGDVVIAAITSCTNTSNPSVLIAAGLVARKANALGLKAKPWVKTSLAPGSQVVTDYLNDAGLSKDLDALGFNLVGYGCTTCIGNSGPLAPSISKSINDNAIVATSVLSGNRNFEGRVNPDVQANYLASPPLVVAYAIAGSMRIDITKDPIGQDKKGKDVFLKDIWPTSQEVADIQRKSVTPAMFAKRYKDVFKGDKHWQAIKIEGGQTYDWDAESTYVQNPPYFEGLSMDPAPVTDIVEGRVLAIFGDSITTDHISPAGSIKSSSPAGAFLINHGVDPLDFNGYGARRGNHQVMMRGTFANIRIRNKITPDIEGGVTKHFPSGDTMSIYDAAMRYQSEGRPLVVFAGKEYGTGSSRDWAAKGTKLLGVRAVIAESYERIHRSNLVGMGVVPLQFKADGWQKLGLTGEEIVTVRGLSDVNIGKLKPRQDLWVELFRPSDGKMARFPVRCRIDNQTELDYFRAGGVMPYVLRNLAGGGATPEAETIAAE; this is translated from the coding sequence ATGCCGTCGAATGACAGCCTCAAGACCCGTCAGGACCTTACCGTCGGGCGCAAGAAATACGCCTATTACAGCCTTCCCGCCGCCGAGGAAGCTGGTCTGGCCGGGATTTCCCGTCTGCCGCGCTCGATGAAGGTGCTTCTCGAGAACCTGCTGCGCAACGAGGATGGCGTCTCGGTCACCGAGGACGACCTGAAAGCCGTCGCCGCCTGGATCGAGAACAAGGGCTCGGTCGAGCACGAGATCGCCTTCCGCCCGGCCCGCGTCCTGATGCAGGACTTCACCGGCGTTCCCGCCGTCGTCGACCTGGCCGCAATGCGCGACGCCATGACCGCACTGGGCGCCGACGCCTCCAAGATCAACCCGCTGAACCCCGTCGATCTGGTCATCGACCACTCGGTCATGGTCGACAATTTCGGCACCTCGAAAGCCTTCGGCCAGAACGTCGAGCGCGAGTATGAGCGCAACATCGAGCGCTACAACTTCCTCCGCTGGGGTTCGTCCGCCTTCGCCAATTTCCGCGTCGTTCCGCCCGGCACCGGCATCTGCCACCAGGTGAACCTCGAAAACCTCGCCCAGACCGTCTGGACGCTGGAAGAGGGCAAGAAGACCGTCGCCTATCCCGACACCGTCGTCGGCACCGACAGCCACACCACCATGATCAACGGCCTGGCCGTTCTGGGCTGGGGCGTCGGCGGCATTGAGGCTGAAGCCGCCATGCTGGGCCAGCCGATCCCGATGCTGATCCCGGAAGTCATCGGCTTCAAACTTACCGGCCGTCTGCCGGAAGGCGCGACCGCGACCGATCTGGTCCTGACCGTCACCCAGATGCTGCGTAAGAAGGGCGTGGTCGGCAAGTTCGTCGAATTCTTCGGCGACGCCCTGACCGGCCTGACCCTGGAAGACCAGGCGACCATCGCCAACATGGCCCCGGAATATGGCGCCACCTGCGGCTTCTTCCCCGTTTCGCAAGCCACCATCGACTTCCTGACCGCCACCGGTCGTGACAAGGCGCGCGTCGCGCTCGTCGAAGCCTATGCGAAGGCGCAAGGCCTGTGGATCGACGAGAACTCGGAAGATCCGATCTTCACCGACACCCTCGAGCTGGACCTCGCCTCGGTCGTCCCGTCGCTGGCCGGTCCGAAGCGTCCGCAGGACCGCGTCGAACTGACCACAGCCGCCCCCGAGTTCGAAGGCCACCTGACCGGCACCTTCGGCCGTCCGTCGGACGCCCCGCGCTATGACGTCGAAGGTGAAAAGTTCACCGTCGGCGACGGCGACGTCGTCATCGCGGCCATCACCTCGTGCACCAACACCTCCAACCCGTCGGTCCTGATCGCCGCCGGTCTGGTGGCGCGCAAGGCCAATGCGCTGGGCCTCAAGGCCAAGCCCTGGGTCAAGACCTCGCTGGCTCCCGGTTCGCAGGTCGTCACCGACTATCTGAACGACGCCGGCCTTTCCAAGGATTTGGACGCGCTGGGCTTCAACCTGGTCGGCTACGGCTGCACCACCTGCATCGGCAACTCGGGCCCGCTGGCCCCGTCGATCTCGAAGTCGATCAACGACAACGCCATCGTCGCCACCTCGGTCCTGTCGGGCAACCGCAACTTCGAGGGCCGCGTGAACCCCGACGTCCAGGCCAACTACCTGGCCTCGCCGCCGCTGGTCGTGGCCTACGCCATCGCCGGCTCCATGCGCATCGACATCACCAAGGACCCGATCGGTCAAGACAAGAAGGGCAAGGACGTCTTCCTGAAGGACATCTGGCCGACGTCGCAGGAAGTCGCCGACATCCAGCGCAAGTCGGTCACCCCGGCCATGTTCGCCAAGCGCTACAAGGACGTCTTCAAGGGCGACAAGCACTGGCAGGCGATCAAGATCGAAGGCGGCCAGACCTATGACTGGGACGCCGAGTCGACCTACGTCCAGAACCCGCCCTACTTCGAGGGCCTGTCGATGGACCCGGCTCCGGTCACCGACATCGTCGAGGGCCGCGTCCTGGCCATCTTCGGCGACTCGATTACCACCGACCACATCTCCCCGGCCGGTTCGATCAAGTCCTCGTCGCCCGCCGGCGCCTTCCTGATCAACCACGGCGTCGACCCGCTGGACTTCAACGGCTACGGCGCCCGCCGCGGCAACCACCAGGTCATGATGCGCGGCACCTTCGCCAACATCCGCATCCGCAACAAGATCACCCCGGACATCGAAGGCGGCGTGACCAAGCACTTCCCGTCGGGCGACACCATGTCGATCTATGACGCGGCCATGCGCTACCAGTCGGAAGGCCGTCCGCTGGTCGTCTTCGCCGGCAAGGAATACGGCACCGGCTCGTCGCGTGACTGGGCCGCGAAGGGTACGAAGCTGCTGGGCGTCCGCGCGGTCATCGCCGAAAGCTACGAGCGTATCCACCGCTCCAACCTGGTCGGGATGGGCGTGGTGCCGCTGCAGTTCAAGGCCGACGGCTGGCAGAAGCTGGGTCTGACGGGCGAGGAAATCGTCACCGTCCGCGGCCTGTCGGACGTCAACATCGGCAAGCTGAAGCCCCGTCAGGATCTGTGGGTCGAGCTGTTCCGCCCGTCGGACGGCAAGATGGCCCGCTTCCCGGTCCGCTGCCGCATCGATAACCAGACCGAGCTGGACTACTTCCGCGCCGGCGGCGTCATGCCCTACGTCCTGCGCAACCTCGCGGGCGGCGGCGCCACCCCCGAAGCCGAAACCATCGCGGCCGAGTAA
- the ccmB gene encoding heme exporter protein CcmB — MRGATRVLFERELSLAWGGGGGPLLACAFFACLTAILPLAAGGELKTLAPVAAGVAWLALALSSLLSLERLFERDLEDGALDLLATGHLPLESVFVIKALSQWIATGLPLALTAPVAALALGQPLHLAPLTALAAALGGLGFAFTGALGAALALGAKRGGLLIAVVVLPLFIPPVVFGSGALARAVQGLPPGPALALLAAYALFAAVIAPFAGAAAIRNAQG; from the coding sequence CTGCGCGGAGCCACCCGGGTCCTGTTCGAGCGGGAGCTGTCCTTGGCCTGGGGCGGCGGCGGCGGGCCACTGCTGGCCTGCGCCTTCTTCGCCTGTCTGACGGCCATCCTGCCGCTGGCGGCGGGCGGCGAGCTCAAGACCCTCGCACCGGTCGCGGCGGGTGTCGCCTGGCTGGCGCTGGCCCTGTCGTCCCTGCTGTCGCTGGAACGGTTGTTCGAACGCGATCTGGAAGACGGGGCGCTCGATCTTCTGGCCACCGGCCACCTGCCGCTGGAATCCGTCTTCGTGATCAAGGCGCTAAGCCAGTGGATCGCCACCGGCCTGCCCTTGGCCCTTACCGCGCCCGTGGCGGCGCTGGCGCTCGGCCAGCCCTTGCATCTCGCGCCCCTGACGGCGCTCGCGGCGGCTCTGGGCGGACTGGGTTTCGCCTTCACCGGGGCGCTGGGTGCGGCCCTGGCGCTGGGGGCGAAGCGCGGCGGCCTGCTGATCGCCGTCGTCGTCCTGCCCCTGTTCATTCCGCCGGTAGTGTTCGGTTCGGGCGCCCTGGCCCGGGCGGTTCAGGGCCTGCCGCCCGGCCCGGCGCTCGCCCTTCTGGCCGCCTACGCCCTGTTCGCCGCCGTCATCGCGCCGTTCGCGGGCGCGGCGGCGATCCGGAACGCGCAGGGCTAG